ACAACCTGGGATCGAAGTCATTCCAGGAGTATTCCTCGCACGAAGCTTCGAAGCTCTGATCGAGTTATTAGAACATCCTGATAAAACAAAGTTTAATGTGTACCAAGGATATTCCGGTTGGGGAGCTGCTCAATTGGAAGGGGAAATGGAACGCAAGTCTTGGGTGGTTCATGACCCGAACGCAGAATGGATCTTTACGGAAGATCCGGAAGCAACTTGGCAAGAAGCCTTGAAGAGTAAAGGCGGACTGTACAAGTATTTCGTTGAGCATACTAAAGACCCGATGCTGAACTAAAATTCGCGAATTTTTAGCATCGGGATTTGTTTCTATTATTGGGGACAAATGACCGATCTAGATTTCCAAAATAGGGTTTCCAAAAAAGAAATTTTTGCAAGAAGTTCTCCTTTTCTTTTTAAATTAAACATCCTCCTTCTTATTCTATTAGAATATTCTTATTTATTTATCGGAGCCGCGATATTAGCTGCAGCTTCTTATCTCGGTATAGCGGTTTATGAAAACTTCTTCGCTCATAACGAAATCCTAAGTGAAATATTCTTCACAATTTTTGGTATGATAGGCGCGATCGCTATTCTTTCTAGTCTCGTTCCGTTTTGGATCATTCTTTCTTCTTTTCGAGTAAAAACTTCTATGGTAACTGGAACGATTGCGAAGAAGGAAAGCCATCCGGAGCTATTCGAATTTTTAGAGAGATTGGGTCGTGCTATTTCCGGTCCGAGAATACGTGAAGTTTATCTGACTGAAACCGAAAGCATTTCTTTTATTCGGATTTTTAATTTCGGAATTTTCGGTCCAAGTAAAAATTATCTTTTGCTCGGAATACCATCTCTAACAGTTTTCACTCCGGAAGAATTCGAAGCGAGAGTCGCGTATGAATACTGTCTGAATACCGGAAGTTACGGAGGCAGATTTGCGATTTGGGTGAACCGAGTCTTTGATGTTCTCGCCGATCTGAATCGAGACAATTCTTTGCCCAATTCTAAATCTCTCGCAACAATTTTGGCTCTTTCGAGAGCGAGAGTGTATGAAGCGAATCGTAAGGTTTCCGAATTCATTCAAACAGATAATTCAATTTACTTTTGGCAAATTCTATACAGATTGGGAAAATGATTTCGTCTTTGACCGGTACTGAAATTCTTTCTGGGATGATTGCTCCTGCGGTTTTGATTTCCGCGAGTTCCAGTTTGATTTTCTCTACCGCAAATCGATTAGGAAGGATCTTCGATCGAGTCAATCTTCTCAAGAATGAGATAGAAGGGATTGTGGATGGAAGAACTTCCTATCCTGAAGAACGTTCCGTATATTTACGCAGACAACTAAAGGTCCAAAAGAAAAGGGCCGGACTCATCCAAAGATCTATGGCTGCGCTTTATACTGCGACTCTCTTCTTTGTAGCTTCTAGTTTGAGTTTGGGAATTATAGTCGCCACGGAAAGTTCAGCTTCTTGGATCTCGACAGGCTTAGCATTAGTCGGCGGAGTATTTCTTTTTATCGCGAGCGGACTCTTGTTGTACGAGAGCCGCTATAATTTGAAATTCATCCAAGGCCAGATCGACTTCGCTGAATTTTTGGAGGATAAGGCAGATAAGAAAAACCTTGATCGCCAGCCCAAGGGTTGATGTTCTTGATACAGGACCTGGGTGATTTTCTTGCAAGGCTTGCTTCGTTTCTTTTTTCTAATTTCTGTTTTATTCATATTCTTTTCAATCCAACCGGTTTCTGCTGACGGCTGTTACCTCTGTGCAGAAGGAAGTTCCGATATGTGCAGGGATTATTGCAGATTCTCCGGATCGGATTCTTTCGATACACGTAAACGTTGCGAAGGAAAGGGCTGCAAGATTACAGGAACTGCGGCCTGTCCGACCGCTTCCAATTATAAGGTCTGCTCTGTTCTGAACGAAAGCAAATCCAAGAACTTAATCGCAAGGTACTTAAGATAGAATCTCTGAATCCAGAAAAGAGTTCCTCTGCATGTTTGTAGGAGGAACAGGTTCGATCCTGCATTCAAAGTAAAAAGCGATCCCGTTGGCCGCCTGCAACAAGATCTTATTCTATCAAACTTCTTTTAAATACAAGGTAGGACTTCTTTTCCATTCCTTGCGCAAGGCTGCGAAGTACATTCCTGCTACTGCGATATTCAATCCTATATAATAGATCAGAATCTCTAGCCAAGGAACGGTTGCTTGGATCTCGAATATTACTTGGGATAAATACTCGGAAACTCCCCAAACCAATCCAAATGCCAAAAAGAAGGAGAGGTTTGCGAGTAGAAGGGATTCTGCCAGAAAATACTTTCGTAAGAAGTCCCTGGATCCGCCTATAATCCTCAAAAGAGAAGTCTCTTCTAATCTTTCCTTTCTGCTTAGTTCTAAAGAAGAAAGTATGAGCAACAAGGATGAGATCACGATCAATGCGGTCATCCATTGGATTGCAAACGAGATCTTTTCTAAGATTCCCATAAAGGATCGGATCGCTTTTTCAGTATCCACTATTGTCATATTCGGGAACTCATTAATCAGTTCCTTTTGCAATGCATATCTGTCTTGGGCCGATTCGAGTAAGAACGAACTTAAATAGAATTTAGGAGCCTTCTCCAAGATTCCTTTCGAGAACAAGACCACAAAATTCGGTCTCATGTCGGACCAGTTGACTGTTCTGAAATTTCGGATGATGCCTGTGACTTCTACTCCTCCAATAGAGAAGGTAAGTTTGTCTCCTAGATCCACTTTTAGATTCTTGGAGAAATCCTTTTCAATGGAGATTTGATCTTCTTCTCCTTTTCTCCAGAAGTCTCCATCCGTTACTTTTTCAGTCGGATATAAATTCTCTCGATAAGATAGAAAGTATTCTCTGGTCCTAGCCGTGGATCTCCAGTCTCTTCTAAGCGCAGAGAGTTCCATGTCTTCTTTCTTGACCAATTCTCCGTTGATATGAGATAACCGAGCACCTATGACAGGAGATACCATTAGCTTCTGAGCTTGGAACTTGGCAGCAGTTTGTTGGAATGTGTCCAACTGCTCTGGGCGAATATCTAGAATGAACATATTCGGCCTTCTTTCTTTATCCTTCGCTCCGCTATATTCCAATAAGCTATTGCTCAAGAATAAGCTAAGTAGAAGAACGAACACAGAAGAACCAAGTCCTACTACTACCCAAGGTAATCCAGTCCTAGGTCTATCTAATTTTCTGAAAGCCATTCTGAGACTTGCAGAGAGTTCTAATCTCTTTAACGCAAATCTAAGTCCGAACCTAAATATTAAGATTCCTAAATATACAAGAACTGGTAGAAATAAAAGTGTTCCGCAAAGTATTAATCCTTTGATCCAATCTCCGGTTTCCCACCATGCGAGTACGAAGAATAAACCAAAGACTGCAACGAAGGAAATGGATTGCCTCCATTCCGGTCTTGGAACAGAAGAAAGTTCGCTAGCAAAGTCAGCTTTCAACGCGTACATAGGACTTAAGTTCCTTGATTTGGATAAGCTTTCCCAAGCAGAAACCAATGGTACCACCCATGCTAACACGAATCCCCATAAGAATGCTCTGAGTGTAGGAACTGAATTCGGTTCGAACAGAAACTCACTGTTTGCTAAATTCGGGATTTGATTCTGTAAGAAGATTCCGAATCCGAAACCTAGAATAGCACCGATCGTAGATAAAAGTAATAGTTCACCTAATACCAAACCCAAGACTAGATTTGGTCCTGCTCCCAAGCATTTATACACGGCAAACGTATTCGACTTGGATCGGATCAATGCTCTGCTTGTTAGAAGGATAGAAATTCCCCCTAAGAAGAATGCGCATAATGCCAATAAGGAAAAGAAATCCAATGTGTTGGTAAGGAATTTTTGAGATCCTGAATTTGCTTCTGTGCTTTCATAAAGGATCAGATCGTTCTTTGCAAATTCCTTAAACTTGTTTTTCTTATATTCGCTCGCATCCGTTTGCTTAGGAAGAAGGATTGGGATCTGATAATTGATCCTAGATCCTCTTTGTT
Above is a window of Leptospira semungkisensis DNA encoding:
- a CDS encoding YqgE/AlgH family protein — translated: MENGYSGKVLISNSSIVTDYFNRTVILMVEHDNSGAFGLVLNKKMEVSLNDVIQGIPEGIDGSLPIYSGGPVDPTYVSILHDNPKLKQPGIEVIPGVFLARSFEALIELLEHPDKTKFNVYQGYSGWGAAQLEGEMERKSWVVHDPNAEWIFTEDPEATWQEALKSKGGLYKYFVEHTKDPMLN
- a CDS encoding DUF2721 domain-containing protein, producing the protein MISSLTGTEILSGMIAPAVLISASSSLIFSTANRLGRIFDRVNLLKNEIEGIVDGRTSYPEERSVYLRRQLKVQKKRAGLIQRSMAALYTATLFFVASSLSLGIIVATESSASWISTGLALVGGVFLFIASGLLLYESRYNLKFIQGQIDFAEFLEDKADKKNLDRQPKG
- a CDS encoding ABC transporter permease; translated protein: MNLRFFIKVMFREIFSKKTSSLQIILAITIGTGAVLAVHSYRDQFSQSILKEAKNILGADLVATSPAPLSEKQTAFLVGELPKGSKSSELVQFPSMLRNPKNQDSTLSLVKAIKGEYPYFGAVETEPKNAYRSLQTGEILLESSLIQNLKLKKGDEVQLGESVFILKGSLIKEPGMAGNFLSMAPSSIIHKDSLADTGLEQRGSRINYQIPILLPKQTDASEYKKNKFKEFAKNDLILYESTEANSGSQKFLTNTLDFFSLLALCAFFLGGISILLTSRALIRSKSNTFAVYKCLGAGPNLVLGLVLGELLLLSTIGAILGFGFGIFLQNQIPNLANSEFLFEPNSVPTLRAFLWGFVLAWVVPLVSAWESLSKSRNLSPMYALKADFASELSSVPRPEWRQSISFVAVFGLFFVLAWWETGDWIKGLILCGTLLFLPVLVYLGILIFRFGLRFALKRLELSASLRMAFRKLDRPRTGLPWVVVGLGSSVFVLLLSLFLSNSLLEYSGAKDKERRPNMFILDIRPEQLDTFQQTAAKFQAQKLMVSPVIGARLSHINGELVKKEDMELSALRRDWRSTARTREYFLSYRENLYPTEKVTDGDFWRKGEEDQISIEKDFSKNLKVDLGDKLTFSIGGVEVTGIIRNFRTVNWSDMRPNFVVLFSKGILEKAPKFYLSSFLLESAQDRYALQKELINEFPNMTIVDTEKAIRSFMGILEKISFAIQWMTALIVISSLLLILSSLELSRKERLEETSLLRIIGGSRDFLRKYFLAESLLLANLSFFLAFGLVWGVSEYLSQVIFEIQATVPWLEILIYYIGLNIAVAGMYFAALRKEWKRSPTLYLKEV